The following proteins are co-located in the Flavobacterium sp. CECT 9288 genome:
- a CDS encoding NAD kinase: protein MKVAIYGQYYQNSTEPIINDIFDFFNKKKVEMVIEAQFLKILNDKKIVEKTYNTFSKHTELDTSFDMLISIGGDGTILRAATLVRDSGIPILGINAGRLGFLATVQKENIAAFMQFVIDKKYTISKRTLLTLTCTPTNEAIEEINFAMNEITVSRKDTTSMITIDTYLNGEFLNSYWADGLIISTPTGSTGYSLSCGGPILTPDVKSLVITPIAPHNLTARPLVVPDETEIRLKVSGREENYLVSLDSRVTSIKNESILTLNKTPFQINMVEIPEETFLKTLRNKLLWGQDKRN from the coding sequence ATGAAAGTTGCTATCTACGGTCAATATTATCAAAACAGCACAGAACCAATTATCAATGATATCTTTGATTTTTTTAATAAAAAAAAGGTTGAAATGGTTATTGAAGCTCAATTTTTAAAAATATTAAACGATAAGAAAATTGTAGAAAAAACATACAATACCTTTAGCAAGCACACTGAATTAGACACTAGTTTTGATATGTTGATAAGCATAGGTGGAGATGGCACCATATTAAGAGCTGCTACACTAGTGAGAGACTCTGGCATTCCAATATTAGGTATAAATGCAGGTAGACTAGGTTTTTTAGCTACAGTACAAAAGGAAAATATTGCAGCATTTATGCAATTTGTAATTGACAAAAAATATACCATTTCAAAAAGAACTCTATTAACATTAACCTGCACACCCACAAACGAGGCCATAGAGGAAATTAATTTTGCAATGAATGAAATAACAGTGAGCAGAAAAGATACTACTTCTATGATCACTATTGACACGTATCTAAACGGAGAGTTTTTAAATTCGTATTGGGCAGACGGACTCATTATATCAACCCCAACAGGATCAACTGGATATTCATTAAGTTGTGGTGGTCCAATATTAACTCCTGATGTAAAAAGCCTTGTTATTACACCAATTGCACCACACAACCTAACCGCAAGACCACTTGTTGTACCAGACGAAACAGAGATAAGGCTAAAAGTATCTGGTAGAGAAGAAAATTATTTGGTTTCATTAGATTCAAGAGTCACCTCTATAAAAAACGAATCGATATTAACCTTAAATAAAACACCATTTCAAATTAATATGGTTGAAATTCCCGAAGAAACTTTCCTAAAAACACTTCGCAACAAACTACTTTGGGGTCAAGACAAGCGCAATTAA
- a CDS encoding CBS domain-containing protein, whose protein sequence is MTDLLQFINNDYKALDSQETIAEVQDFFSDISFSHFPVVEDGVYLGCIAAEDSETFDSDKKIIDYRFTLEGFYVRTTTIWLDVLEVFAKNHTNLVPVLDSNNNYVGYYEMEDVMRFFHETPFLKEPGGIIVVQKPILEYSMSQITQIVESNNGKLLGLFVSEAAVDSIVVTLKISLGAMNEIIQTFRRYNYEILSDHQEDNYINNLKERSDYLDKYLNI, encoded by the coding sequence ATGACAGACCTACTCCAATTTATCAACAACGACTATAAAGCCCTTGACAGCCAAGAAACTATTGCGGAAGTTCAGGACTTTTTTAGTGATATATCGTTCTCTCACTTTCCTGTGGTAGAAGATGGCGTGTACTTGGGCTGTATTGCTGCAGAGGATAGCGAGACCTTTGACAGTGATAAAAAAATCATTGATTATCGTTTTACTCTAGAAGGTTTTTATGTTCGAACTACTACTATTTGGTTAGACGTTTTAGAAGTATTTGCCAAAAACCATACTAATTTGGTACCAGTTTTAGATTCAAATAATAACTATGTTGGTTATTACGAAATGGAGGATGTCATGCGCTTTTTTCATGAAACCCCATTTTTAAAAGAACCAGGTGGAATCATAGTGGTTCAAAAACCAATTTTAGAATACTCGATGAGTCAGATCACTCAAATTGTAGAAAGTAATAATGGCAAACTGCTTGGCTTATTCGTTTCGGAAGCAGCAGTTGATAGCATTGTGGTTACTTTAAAAATTTCTTTGGGAGCTATGAACGAAATCATTCAAACATTTAGACGATATAATTACGAGATTTTATCAGACCACCAAGAAGACAATTACATCAACAACTTAAAAGAGCGCTCTGATTATTTAGACAAATACCTTAATATCTAG
- a CDS encoding pyridoxine 5'-phosphate synthase, whose amino-acid sequence MTKLSVNINKIATLRNARGGNVPDLLKVATDIQRFGGQGITIHPRPDERHIRYQDARDLKPIVYTEFNIEGNPQHNFIDLVLECQPTQVTLVPDAIGAITSSAGWDTVKNQAYLTEMIQEFQRHNIRTSIFVDPRLDMIEGAKKTGTDRIELYTEAFSHQYSLGNTSAIEPYIAAAELANELQLGINAGHDLSLDNIQFFKQNIPGLLEVSIGHALISEALYLGLENVVNMYLQKLK is encoded by the coding sequence ATGACAAAGTTAAGTGTAAACATCAATAAAATAGCAACTTTACGAAATGCTCGCGGCGGCAATGTGCCTGATTTGTTAAAAGTCGCTACCGATATTCAGCGATTTGGGGGTCAAGGAATCACCATTCACCCAAGGCCTGACGAACGACACATTAGGTACCAAGATGCCCGCGATTTAAAACCGATTGTTTACACCGAGTTTAACATCGAGGGTAACCCGCAGCATAATTTTATCGATTTGGTTTTAGAGTGTCAGCCTACACAAGTAACCTTAGTTCCTGATGCCATTGGAGCTATCACTTCTTCGGCTGGTTGGGATACGGTTAAAAATCAAGCTTACTTGACCGAGATGATTCAGGAATTTCAACGCCACAACATTCGAACTTCTATTTTTGTAGATCCACGACTCGACATGATCGAAGGTGCTAAAAAAACAGGTACTGATCGTATCGAACTATATACCGAAGCTTTTTCTCACCAATACAGCTTAGGCAATACTTCAGCAATTGAACCGTATATCGCTGCAGCCGAATTAGCCAATGAATTGCAGTTGGGTATCAATGCTGGACATGATTTAAGTCTGGATAACATTCAATTTTTCAAACAAAATATCCCTGGACTTTTAGAAGTTTCTATCGGTCACGCGCTTATTTCTGAGGCTTTGTATCTTGGACTCGAGAATGTTGTTAATATGTATTTGCAAAAGTTGAAGTAA
- a CDS encoding isoprenyl transferase — protein sequence MNLLENIDTTRLPKHLAIIMDGNGRWAKQQGFLRAFGHESGTKSVKVIIEATAKLGIECLTLYAFSTENWNRPKLEVETLMKVLINSLKKELTTLQKNNIKLNAIGNLEKLPKTAQKELLDVIEKTKNNTQMTLTLALSYGSREELVSAVKNICSKVKNNIISIDNIDDSIINEHLYTQNLPEVDLLIRTSGEHRISNFLLWQIAYAELYFTDILWPDFKEQDLYEAIISYQKRERRFGKTSEQIK from the coding sequence ATGAATTTATTAGAAAATATAGACACCACTAGATTACCCAAACACCTAGCCATTATTATGGATGGTAATGGGCGCTGGGCAAAACAACAAGGATTTTTACGCGCTTTTGGTCACGAAAGCGGGACTAAATCAGTAAAAGTTATTATTGAAGCTACAGCAAAATTAGGCATTGAGTGCCTAACATTATACGCATTCTCTACCGAAAACTGGAATAGACCTAAGCTAGAGGTAGAAACCTTAATGAAGGTTCTTATAAATTCCTTAAAAAAAGAATTGACCACATTGCAAAAAAACAATATTAAGCTCAACGCAATAGGCAACTTAGAAAAACTCCCTAAAACAGCTCAAAAAGAATTACTTGACGTTATTGAAAAGACCAAAAACAATACGCAAATGACTTTGACTTTGGCGTTAAGCTATGGTTCAAGAGAAGAACTCGTTTCGGCTGTTAAAAACATCTGTAGTAAAGTTAAAAATAATATAATTTCAATAGACAATATTGACGATTCCATTATTAATGAGCATCTTTACACGCAAAATTTACCAGAGGTAGATTTATTAATACGAACAAGTGGAGAACATAGGATAAGTAATTTTTTGTTGTGGCAAATAGCCTATGCAGAATTATATTTTACTGATATATTGTGGCCAGACTTTAAAGAACAAGATTTATATGAGGCTATCATTAGTTATCAAAAAAGAGAACGCAGATTTGGAAAAACAAGTGAACAAATTAAATAA
- a CDS encoding DUF6089 family protein has translation MKKIFYLLLSIISFTEVQSQIHEVGIFMGGSNYIGDVGTTNYIAPNETAFGFLYKWNKSPRHSYRFSYNQSHLTARDQDSKEGGRTNRGYDFKTSIQEVSLGLEFNFFDFNLHESSTKITPYVASGINYIFADYNLNNSKTGLKVNGRTERKNSVAIPMIIGVKSNITPHFILALETGARYTFSDNIDGSFNQNFGNINNNDWYVFTGVSLTYTFGQKPCYCTE, from the coding sequence ATGAAGAAGATCTTTTATTTATTATTATCTATTATTTCCTTTACTGAAGTACAATCTCAAATACATGAGGTTGGTATTTTTATGGGCGGAAGCAATTACATAGGTGATGTAGGAACAACTAATTATATTGCACCAAATGAAACTGCTTTTGGTTTTTTATACAAATGGAATAAAAGTCCGAGACATTCTTACAGGTTTTCATACAACCAATCTCACCTTACTGCTAGAGACCAAGATTCTAAGGAAGGAGGCAGAACTAATAGAGGTTATGATTTTAAAACAAGTATTCAAGAAGTATCATTAGGTCTAGAGTTCAATTTTTTCGACTTTAATCTTCATGAATCATCGACTAAAATTACTCCGTATGTGGCATCCGGTATTAATTATATCTTTGCTGATTATAACTTAAACAACAGCAAGACTGGATTAAAAGTAAATGGAAGAACAGAAAGAAAAAATTCTGTTGCAATACCAATGATAATAGGAGTTAAATCAAACATTACACCACATTTCATATTAGCTTTAGAAACAGGTGCTCGATACACCTTTAGTGATAATATTGACGGTAGTTTTAATCAAAATTTTGGGAATATAAATAATAACGATTGGTATGTTTTTACAGGAGTAAGCCTTACATACACTTTTGGACAAAAACCGTGTTATTGCACTGAATAA